From Saccopteryx leptura isolate mSacLep1 chromosome 3, mSacLep1_pri_phased_curated, whole genome shotgun sequence, one genomic window encodes:
- the RPF1 gene encoding ribosome production factor 1 produces MEKTGGRRKKGLKRKGVTEEPQEAAVVEDGATESGVQPPKTSAFPPGFSISEIKNKQRRHLMFTRWKQQQRKEKLAAKKTLKKEREALGDKAPPKPIPKTIDNQRVYDETTVDPNDEEVAYDEATDEFASYFNRQTSPKILITTSDRPHGRTVRLCEQLSTVIPNSHVYYRRGLALKRIIPQCVSRDFTDLIVINEDRKTPNGLILSHLPNGPTAHFKMSSVRLRKEIKRRGKDPTEHIPEIILNNFTTRLGHSVGRMLASLFPHNPQFIGRQVATFHNQRDYIFFRFHRYIFKSEKKVGIQELGPRFTLKLRSLQKGTFDSKYGEYEWVHKPREMDTSRRKFHL; encoded by the exons ATGGAGAAGACCGGCGGCAGAAGAAAGAAAGGCCTGAAACGCAAGGGCGTCACCGAAGAACCTCAGGAGGCTGCAGTCGTTGAAGATGGGGCGACGGAAAGCGGAGTCCAACCCCCGAAAACGTCTGCCTTTCCTCCAGGCTTCAGCATTTcggagattaaaaacaaacagcgGCGACATTTAATGTTCACGCGGTGGAAACAGCAGCAGCGGAAG gAAAAGTTGGCAGCtaagaaaacacttaaaaaagagagagaggctctTGGTGATaag gctCCACCAAAGCCTATACCCAAGACCATTGACAACCAGCGAGTGTATGATGAAACTACAGTAGACCCTAATGATGAAGAG GTTGCTTATGATGAAGCTACAGATGAATTTGCTTCTTATTTCAACAGACAAACTTCTCCCAAGATCCTCATTACAACATCAGATAGACCTCATGGG agaacaGTACGACTCTGTGAACAGCTCTCCACAGTTATACCAAACTCACATGTTTATTACAGAAGAGGACTGGCTTTGAAAAGAATTATTCCACAGTGTGTCTCAAGAGATTTCACAGATCTGATCGTTATTAATGAAGATCGCAAAACACCAA ATGGATTAATTCTGAGTCACTTGCCAAATGGACCAACTGCTCACTTTAAAATGAGCAGTGTTCGTCTGCGTAAAGAAATTAAG AGAAGAGGCAAGGACCCCACAGAACACATACCTGaaataattcttaataattttacaaCACGGCTGGGTCATTCTGTTGGACGGATGTTGGCATCTCTCTTTCCCCATAATCCTCAGTTTATTGGAAGGCAGGTTGCCACGTTCCACAATCAACGTGATTATATCTTCTTCAggtttcacag aTACATAttcaagagtgaaaagaaagTGGGAATTCAAGAACTTGGACCAcgctttactttaaaattaagatCTCTTCAGaaaggaacctttgattctaaatatGGAGAATATGAATGGGTTCATAAG CCCCGAGAAATGGATACAAGTAGaagaaaattccatttataa